The DNA sequence GATTCAAATAATCTTATGGAACTGTTTATAACGGAAAGATTATTAGTCAAATCGTGCCTTAGCACCTGATTGATAAGCTTGGTATGTTTTTTTTGTGCTTTCAATAAATTTTCATTTAGCACACGTTCGGTAATATCACGATCGATCCCGCGATATCCTACCAACTCATTTTTCTTGTCATATATAGGAACAGCAGAGCTTAAAAGTATTCTTAATGAACCATCTTTGTGCATGAAATAAGCAGAATAGTTGCTCCAGCCTTTACCACTAGCCAGAGAACTTGCCAGTTTTTGTTGTTGGATTGCGGAATTTTTTTTGGTCCAAAGTTTTATTGTTGAATATCCCACAACTTCTTCCACTTTATAACCAAGGATTTTCTCGACAGCTCCATTAGAATAGGTATGAATTCCTTTCATATCCATTTCCCACACCCATTCGTCTAAAGCATCCAAAAAAGGTTCATCAATGAATGTATGCGATGAATTGCTATTTTCATCTTTTTCTTTAGAAGATTCACCGTGAAATTGAGAAAAAAAACGTAAATCTTCTTTTATCATTAATAATTGCTCCTTTGAATTTTATTCTGCTGACAAATTTAGCAACTCACATAAAATGAATCAAGAATTTTATGAAATTGATTTTTGCGATGTTTTCTATGTGATTTTTTTTTCTATCTTTATCCTGTATTTTTTTATTCTTCGGAAAAGTGCATCGTTAGAAATTCCTAAATATTGGGATGCTTTTACCTGGTTGAAATTCGTCTTTTTCAGCACTTTTTTTATCGTGGCGATTTCCAATTCCTGTAGATTTGTAGTATTTGGCAACTGGTTATCTGCATTTGTTTTGTTCAGGGCAAAATTAAAATCATCCAAGGTCAGCTTATCTGTATCGTTCAAAATTAGAGCTCGTTCCACCATGTTTCGAAGTTCACGTACATTGCCAGGAAAAGAATATTTTTCCAATTCAGATATAACACTCTTATCGATTTCTGGGATTTTCATATTTTTGCGACGGGCAAAATATTGGACAAAATGTTCCATCAGAGGTTTAATATCTTTGATTCTCTCTCGTAACGGTGGGATGTGAATCATCAACGTATTGATTCTGTGAAACAGATCGATGCGGAATTTATTGTCGGCTACCAGCTTATCAATGTTTTTATTGGTAGCGGAGATAATTCGAATGTTTACATTTATTTCGCGATCGCTTCCTACTGGTTTTATTTTTTTTTCTTCTAAAGCTCGGAGCAATTTGGACTGCAACGTGAAAGGCATATCAGCTATTTCATCCAAAAAAAGTGTTCCGCCATTTGCCAATTCAAAACATCCCTTTTTATTATCTGTGGCACCTGTAAAAGCTCCTTTTTTGTGTCCGAAAAATTCGCTTTCCAGAAGATGCTCTGGAATTGCTGCACTATTTACAGGATAAAATGCATACTCTTTGCGAGGACTGGCATAATGAATAATACGGGCAATTATCTCTTTTCCTGTACCATTTTCTCCTGTTATCAATACACTCACATCTTTGTCCTGAGCTGCTTTTAATGCCAGTTTCAGAACCGATTTGATCGCTTTTGTTTCTCCGATCAAATCCTTTTCGATCAGGTTTTCCAGCTCTCGATTGATCAGAGATCGCTGGTTTTCTATGATTTCCAGTTTGTTTTCCACGGAATGCAGATGGCTTTGGATTTTTACATATTTGCTGGTTCGCTCTATTGCCAGTTGAATATCCAGAGGACCAAACGGTTTGCGAATATAATCTACAGCACCGTTGCGAGTTGCTTCGATCACTGTATCCATATCGCCATGACCGCTGATCATGATAACTTCTATTTCGGGATATTCTGCTTTTACTTTTTTCAGAACGTTCAATCCATTCATTTCCGGAAGCATGATATCTGATATTAGAATATCTATTTTTTCCTTTTTAATGATACTGAATGCAATGGTAGGAGAATTGGCAGTTATTACATCAAAATTCTTTTTGATGAGATATTTACTGAGTCGATCGGTTATTTTCTTTTCATCATCTAAGATCAAAATTTTCGGTGATTTCATTCTATATCCTTATTTAAATATTTGGGAATTCTTACTGCAAATTTCGTTCCCACATCTTTTTGGCTCTCCACACTAATTTCTCCGTTCATTTCTTTGATGATTCCATAAGAAATGGAAAGCCCCAATCCTGTTCCTTCGCCGATCTCTTTGCTGGTGTAGAATGGCATGAATATTTTATTCAAATCTTTTTTTGATATTCCAGTTCCGTTATCTTCGATCTCCAGAATTACGAATTTGTTATCTTGATAACTGTGAATTTTTACTTTCTTCTCGAAATCGCGATTTTCTTTAATTTTTTCTTCGATAGCATCTTTGGCATTTGTAATAAGATTCAATACAACCTGTTCATATCGGAAAGGATTTCCTAAAATTGGTTCGATATCTTCATCCAAGGAAAATTCTACTTTTATATTGTTTTTGGAATATACATTCCTGGCCAGGCTGAAAGCATTTTCTATACTTTCGTTAATGTCAAATTCCTTTTGAGTTGCATCTTTCTGATCGCGCGAAAAAACTCTGATATGATCGATGATCTTTCTGATACGTTCCACATCTTCCAGGATATCCTGGAGATCAGAATAAATTTCGGGATTTGTTTGATTATCTTTGTTTTCCAAATACATGTTTTCCACGATGAAGGCAATATTCTGCAGGGGTTGATTGATCTCGTGTGCAATTCCTGCTGCGAGTTCACCCAGAGAAGACAGGCTGGCTTGATGAACAATTATCTGCTGTTGATTTTTTTGTTTTTCCAGAGCTTTGGCCACCCTTTCTTCCAATTGTTTGTTAGCTCTATTTTTCAGCCAGTAAAGATAAAACACTATTATCACAAGTAAAAGAACCAGAGCAAGTCCAAAATTCAATCTCAACTTTACCAGTTTTTGTTTTTCAATCTCCAA is a window from the Candidatus Cloacimonadota bacterium genome containing:
- a CDS encoding PAS domain-containing sensor histidine kinase; translation: MIKEDLRFFSQFHGESSKEKDENSNSSHTFIDEPFLDALDEWVWEMDMKGIHTYSNGAVEKILGYKVEEVVGYSTIKLWTKKNSAIQQQKLASSLASGKGWSNYSAYFMHKDGSLRILLSSAVPIYDKKNELVGYRGIDRDITERVLNENLLKAQKKHTKLINQVLRHDLTNNLSVINSSIRLFESTDEKKYLEEIKKSIDRSIKLIRGMRESEKLLLQNTNLLVFNSREVFENVLYNRTDIEYTIEGKNLILADEMIYSVFENIINNAIIHGKADKIDIDIYDKKVKSIITIADNGIGVPDEIKDKLFDEGFKYGSRGNTGMGLYIVKKAMEKYKGEVFVENNSPQGTIFKLIFHRIAKDKT
- a CDS encoding sigma-54 dependent transcriptional regulator yields the protein MKSPKILILDDEKKITDRLSKYLIKKNFDVITANSPTIAFSIIKKEKIDILISDIMLPEMNGLNVLKKVKAEYPEIEVIMISGHGDMDTVIEATRNGAVDYIRKPFGPLDIQLAIERTSKYVKIQSHLHSVENKLEIIENQRSLINRELENLIEKDLIGETKAIKSVLKLALKAAQDKDVSVLITGENGTGKEIIARIIHYASPRKEYAFYPVNSAAIPEHLLESEFFGHKKGAFTGATDNKKGCFELANGGTLFLDEIADMPFTLQSKLLRALEEKKIKPVGSDREINVNIRIISATNKNIDKLVADNKFRIDLFHRINTLMIHIPPLRERIKDIKPLMEHFVQYFARRKNMKIPEIDKSVISELEKYSFPGNVRELRNMVERALILNDTDKLTLDDFNFALNKTNADNQLPNTTNLQELEIATIKKVLKKTNFNQVKASQYLGISNDALFRRIKKYRIKIEKKIT